Part of the Palaemon carinicauda isolate YSFRI2023 chromosome 8, ASM3689809v2, whole genome shotgun sequence genome is shown below.
AATCTGGCTATCAATCAAGATGATTGCCTGTTTACCCACCTATTCAGCCAAGGCACCTGACAGTTGAAATCCTATCTTATGTCTAATCAAACGCTTCAATCtgagtaaagcacttcaaatcttGAAGGAGCATTGTGCATCATGACATGAAGGGTTTGCTGTATGGGGTTATTACATGGGTTGGTATAATTTCTTATGACTTCATTAAACTTCTTCCTTTTGCCATTTGGACATAATTTACTTCTGCTGTACTCATGATGAAAGGAGAATGCAGTACATGGAacttatatattcatacagtactgATTAGgttgagtttatttttttattttaagacaatTTCATCTATCCTAGACCTAAAAGCAGTCTATTGTGACTGATGACAAATTTGTGTTCCCCAATAGATGAAGCTAGTTTTCAGATGATCACATCCAGTCGTTTAGACTTTGCATACCTCACCACACCACAAACGCCTTTCAGTTTACAATTAAAGGGCGTACTACtcaatccaactttttttttttctcagtccaATGCATGGTGATCTAGTTGGGGTCTTTTCGAGTGTCTGAGAACTCGGCctaagaaataataatagaaaagaacaAAAATTTAATGGTGAAGCAAAAGTTTAAAGCTACAAGCCTCTTTAGTAATTGCTGTAAAAAAAAACTGTTGGCTAATCAGCAGTTTTGTGGTAAAGTTTGGTATCATAACCCACTTACCCATCTCCAGTCTGTTAAAGCTGGTAGCCAGTAGAGCGCAAACCAAATACAGGAGTTGCATCGTATACACTTATCTCTTGTTTCCAGTATGGGTTTTTAGCCCGTGTGAGGTAAAGAGTTTGCTTTtaattaatatagaaattatttttgaatttatttataatcatattgCTCATGTTATACTTATTGACTGATAAGACTTTTCAGACATAACACCTTTGCATGTTATTTTACTTGCAGATCTTTGGATATTGTTTTTAACCGATTACAGTTTTGAAGTGAAGagttttcataaattaatattcaggcccttttgtgatttttctttttgtttctttatcAAAGTACTGTACAGTCCATGATTTGTAtcataaaaagtataaaattgaGTTTCCATCTTCACTGTTCCATGAATTATCCTCACATGGATTCTTTCAGGAGAAAGGAGTGCAGTCAACACCTAAAGATCAGTATGGAGCATTTGACTTCCGTTCACAACTAGAGCTGAGAGATGATTACACTTCAAGACCCTTATGGGTAGCTCCAAATGGTCACATATTCTTAGAGAGCTATTCTCCAGTATACCAGCATGCGAAGGATTTTCTCATCACGATTGCAGAACCAGTCTGTCGTCCAGAATTTATTCATGAGTATAAGCTTACTGCTTACTCATTATATGCTGCCGTTAGTGTTGGCATGCAAACACATGATATCATTGAATATCTCAGAAGGTTGTGCAAGACTTCATTACCACCAGGTATTTGTGACTTTATCCAAAGTTGCACACTGTCATATGGAAAAGTAAAACTCGTTCTTAAAAAGAATCGATACTATGTGGAAAGCGACTTCCCCGAAGTTATTCAAAAACTAGTGAAGCATGCAGCCATACAGGAGTGCATGCTAAGGCCAGATGATGGTGTCTTCAGTTCGGAAAAACAAAAATCCCAAGCAATTATGTTTACAAGCCATCAAGCTCAAATGGCTGGGGGAGGAGGAGATAATCCTGAAGAAGAAGATGCAAATAAAGATAGTAAAGAGGGAACAACTGTAGTACCAGAAGACATAAATGACCTTTATGAGAAATTGGACAAGGCAGATGATGATGAGGACGAAGAAAGAGCATCTCATACAGTCTCATTTGAAGTAAATCAAGATAAAATTGAAAATCTACAGAAAACTTGTATTGGCTTAGACTATCCCCTGCTTGCCGAGTATGATTTCAAGAATGACACAGTCAATGAGTCCATAAAAATAGATTTAAAGCCATCTGCAGTGTTACGCCCTTATCAGGAGAAAAGCCTGAGGAAAATGTTTGGAAATGGTAGAGCAAGATCAGGAATCATTGTACTTCCCTGTGGTGCAGGAAAGAGTTTAGTAGGTGTTACTGCTTGTTGCACAGTCAACAAAAAGGCTTTAGTTTTATGTAATTCAGGAGTGTCTGTGGAACAGTGGAAGCAACAGTTTAAGATGTGGTCAACTGCAACTGATGATATGATATGCAGATTTACATCTGATGCCAAAGACAAGCCATTCAATGCTGGAATTTTAATTACTACATATGCTATGATATCTCATAACCAAAAGCGAGCTTATGAAGCTGAACAGACCATGAACTGGTTGAAAGAACAAGAGTGGGGAATTATGGTGTTGGATGAAGTACATACCATTCCTGCAAAGATGTTTAGGAGGGTACTCACTATTGTTCAGTCTCACTGTAAATTGGGCTTAACTGCAACTCTTGTACGTGAAGATGACAAAATTGCAGATCTCAATTTTCTCATAGGGCCAAAATTATATGAGGCAAATTGGTTAGAACTTCAGAAAGATGGATACATTGCTAAGGTTCAGTGTGCAGAAGTATGGTGTCCTATGACACCAGAATTTTACCGTGAATATTTAAATGGTAAGGTTTCTGATCAGAAAATCAAGCTTTTGTGTGGTATGAATCCCAATAAATTTAGAACTTGTGAGTTTTTGATCAAATATCATGAAAACAGAAATGACAAAATTATTGTGTTTATTGATGAAGTGTATGCACTGGTGCACTATGCTAAAACAATGCAAAAAATGTATATTTGTGGCAAGACAAATCAAAAAGAGAGAATGACTATCATTCAGAATTTCAAATTGAATCCAAAAGTGAACACTATATTCTTCAGTAGAGTGGCTGATACATCATTTGATATTCCAGAAGCAAATGTTCTGATAGAGATTTCCTCACAAGGTGGTTCTCGGCGTCAAGAAGCCCAGAGACTGGGTCGTATTCTTCGAGCTAAGAAAGGTGCAGTTGCCGAGAATTACAATGCCTTTTTCTATGCCCTTCTGTCTCAAGACACCAGGGAAATGGGATACTCTAGGAAAAGACAAAGTTTTCTTATCAATCAAGGTTATGCATATCGTGTTATAACACCAAAGCAGTTAGTGGGAATGAATGAGGAACAGCTCCATTATGGTACTAGAGAAGGTCAGGTTCATCTTCTAGAGTTGATTCTTGCAGCTTCAGAGTCAGATATGTATGAGGAAGGAGTGTTGATAGAAAAAGGTGGTAGTTCTCATCGACGTGTTGGTAATATGAGTTCCATGTCTGGCGCAGATGATTCTGTATATGGTGAGAAAAGGAAAGGTGGGAAAAAAGAGCATTTGCATTACCTTTTCAAGAAGTTTAGGTCTTAGTCATTCTGAAAAGTTTAGGATTTTGCTTATGATCTGGTGGCTGAAGGGGAACACTACATTTTTTCTTGTTAGTTGCTGACTTTGTACAACCCAAATAATACTGCATATAAAGTATTTAATTACTGTTAAAAGGATTTGGTTATATCTTGTATTGACTTAGGAAAACAATATATTTACTTTGTGTCAAAAAGCACTTTCAATGTAAAGTACAGTTCAGTATTTGACAGTGTAATGAATTTTCTAAACTCATATTGGTAATGAAAACTTGATATATGGATAACAATTATATGATGCATTTCTACTTTTATctgtattttcattagtaaaaataTGTACAAGAATGTGGTCAGCATTATGACATTAGAATGCAGAAGACTTGAAAAGTTTATGTGAAGTTCATTATACAGTAACCTATTTTACAGAAAAAGTTTTTTGGTATAACTACAGTTCTTTAAAGGTCCttatatttgttgaaaaaaaattctttggatGACATTGTTAGAATTGTCAAGTAAGTCACTCTCCTTTATGTATGGAAAGTATttgttatgattttttattatttctactttGTAaacctacagtatatactgtatatactccatgtactgtattactgtaatatatatttaaaaatattataaattatattttataatttttataatttctaatcCTGCATTGCTTAGGTGTGGTTTTCCTcatgttagaattttttttctttttttacgtaaGTTTTACTGGATCCCTGTCCAGGTTTGCATGTAGGAAAATAGAGAGGTTGACAAATTTTTTAAAATGCTGCTCATAGtaacatttataaaaaaacaaatgccCTTAAagtcatttgttccatcactaaatacaaatCTTTTCCATCTtaattagggaatatactttcggcaaagctggaggACTAGCTATAAGACATTTAGCGAGTAAGAAAGGGGGGTTGGGCGGATAGTACCAGAGCTACCCTACTCGCACGCACACCTGTGCTTCCTCATCACTTATGCTCTTGGCTTAGTGGAGAGTGGACGTAGTCTCTCTTTATTGCTTAACCTTTTGACTGACTGGCCTTAGACTAatttttttgctttctctctttttttcagtgTGAGTGTTGCTGTTTTTAGGTCGGCATGCAAACTTGTCACTCCCTGTGCTCGGCCTACAGAGAATGCAGTTGTGCAGGAGGGTACCTGCGCAGAATGTCGGGAATAGTCATACTCCCAGATTTTGTAGACAACGAAAAAATTAGTCTAGGAGGGATTAGTCTCCTTCGAAGTCATCCTTGAAGGCAAAGAAACCTTGACTTCCTTCTTTGTCTTCTCGATCTCTGCCAAAGCTTCTGCTCATTCGGTCTCTCCGAGGAAATGATCAagtagaaacggttactctttgaCGCTTGGGCAACCCTTAGGACCCGAGGATTCCGCAGCCTCCCCCTAGCGAAGCGGCGCTGCCCACCACTTCAGGGGAGTCCTTCTCCCTTGATGACTTGCTTCAGCTGTGGCCTTCCGTAGGGTTTGCTGGTCCTCCAACAAAGGAAGGATTCATGCAACTTATTCAGCTGGGAGCACAGAGGAAACACACACTGGCTTCCTCGATCTCCCTCTTAGAGATTCCAAAGGTTCtgttgttggctatcagaggattcaaaaaTCATTCAGACCCCACTAGCTGAGTTGTTCTgatcagattgtctgcgagcacattcctcttgcctggaatgaaaaaAGCCGATAGGGataccgaatgttcttctgaccatctgagaatctctactgcaagaaggCATAcaggctgcaaaaaggtactgccttttttgtttgtttaagccactactgtggtgttgtcgctcgtcAACATCccggagtgacctgccagcaactgatggaactgatgaagagctaggtatgctGCTCGCATCTCTAAAAGGTTTATATGTTGGTACCTTTtagactctgaccaaaggccggacATCGTGTGATGCAGCAAGTGGGGCCCCCATCTCTTTTGATTCGTCTGCATAGAGCATCAAGTccagaggagggacgagaagatatTGACCTCTGCAAAGGTTTACGTCTGCCATCCACCAAGTAGATCGTATATCTGTTCCCGAGTGATTGGAACTAGTGTGTCCGGCGGATCTCAGTGTTGGTTCCACACGGTCTTCAGCTACCACTGCAGGGATCTGATCCTGAGGCGGCTATTTggaactagatgtaggagagaggttaggtgacctaGCAGACATAGATCTTCAGATCTGAGGAAGGGTGAtgccacttctctcagcctgtgaactctttcgtctgatgggaagaatTTCTGTTggacggtgtctatgatcataccgaggtataccagtctctgagagggatgCAGTGATAACTTCTCAAGATTTAACAAGATCTCCAGATCCTGACAAAATTCTAGAAGCCTGTCTTGGTAATGAAGAGGGGTTACCTCCAAGTTTGCTAGAACCAGCCAATCATCGAGATATCTGAGAAGACGAATGCCGTTTTTGTGAGCCCAAGACGACACTAGAGCGAACACCCTGGTAAAGACCTGAGATGCTGTCGCAAGACCGAAACAGAGAACcatgaactggtatatcttgtcctCGTGTATGAATCCGAGATACTTCCTAGAAGatagatggattgggatctggaagtaagcatccttgagattCACTGTGCACATGAAATCCCTTGGTCGAACTGCCtggatgaccgtgtctgctgttTCCACCCTGAACGGAGTGTtttggacaaacttgttcaggggagaTAGATCGATGACtggtcaccctatgtaaatagcgtggtttgtatttcggttacggaacaaatgacaaattcggagataatttgtatttttcctaaccatacaaaccttagctatttacatagggtattactttcggcgtagctgaaatgacgagccattagattttaccaagggttagcacgggggtaggggaggggtagctagctacccctcccccccacacactagtgagctgcctcacttcacttagaggtaggacttgtcttgggggacagggctggtgggcaaatatgtgtaaatagctaaggtttgtatggttaggaaaaatacaaatcatctccgaatttgtcatttgttccgtaaccgaaatacaaaccacgctatttacatagggtgacttacccttaggtagggtggaaagtccccagccttactggctttggcttacccggggactcagaatctgagtgagcagcactcgagaaaaagagtccctgcaccttgcaagtttcttgctacgcaagaaacgtgcggcctacataagcttgtgtgtggagggaagaagtgtgactcgtcctaggaagtcgacctgaagtcctttagctggaattctaggctaggacgttcccaataccacctcgtcagggtatgggggatgcgacagtattaacttaatactaggaacacaaggaagcatggtctacttgcagaggtttgaggtcagctatgcagagaacccaggatgctgctttccccaagagaggggaggatgaagaaagaagtaagggccagacatacttctttcattcatgcagtctaaaaccgggtaacagtgccctcaaccttctgctacctgtccattaaggagcctaaggtttgaccagctgttgtgtagccaccacagggccgatagaaaacgtatcgaggctcctgtgggtcacgtcctgcaggtagtgggctgtgaaggtcgtttgacgcttccagactccagcttgtagcacctgcgtcacagagtagttcctcttgaagtccagggacgttgcgatgcctctgacatcgtgtgctctaaggcgacgtgacggaggagggtctggattcagggcgtggtGGATGAGCCTTTGACTCCAGGCTGAAAATGCATttttgatgaccctcctctccgtcctccgtgctcccaaacagggcttgcacgtgaggacgaactgcagctgatcattaagataacccctccgactccttactgggcatagtaggagaaggtctgggtcatctgttatagaacggagactcgaaatcctgaaggagtcgaaccgaaggtccgggactccaagattttgaatctagtaaccaactcagggacgaacctgaatgttacctccacctatcctcttgaatgggtgacgtcgtacgagagaccatgacgttcgctgacacgcttggccgaggccagagcaagcaggagtactgtcttccaagacaggtgacgatcagaagtctggcgtaatggttcgcaaggagatctgttaagagcccgaaccatgttccattgAGGAGGTTTCACTTCCGATTGGAGGCAGGTAAGTTTGTAgtttcgtatgagcaaagaaagatccagcgaggaggaaatgtctattcctttcagcctgaaggcaaggcttaaggctgagcgataggcttccaccaccgagagcgaaaggcgcatttcctcccgccgatatacaataactcctattgctggaatagtggcatcaaggggagaggtacctctcccacgacaccacccacagaagactcttcacttcgcctggtagacccccgCGGATGACTTCGCAgatgtcgagacatccgctccgcaacttgttgcggaacgcctctctctgtgaggagatgctggatggtctccaggcgtgaagccgaagcgatgctacggcttgtggtagatgttgcagtgtggttgtttgagtagctcgtgtcgtgggggaagctctctcaggagttccgtccgGAGATGCAGAAgttcgggaaccactctgcatgatgccgcagcggagctatcagagtcatcgacaggttgaccaatagtctggtcttgttgagcccccttctcaacagacagaacggtgggaagacgtagacgtcgatgttgtcccaccgttgtaggaaggcatcttgccagagtgccttggggtctgggactggggagtagtacagtggcagcttgaaattcaaggctgtcgcaaacaggtccactaggtcaggacttgttggccaCCAGGGGGGGctgaagaccactcggtactctctatctgtgaggccctgctcagactgtcggagaacacattcctttgcccggaatgaagcgacccgatagggtattgagtggacttcggttcatctcagtatctctactgcaagatgagaaagctgttatgaaaaggtacctcgctgcttgttgaaaaaagccactaccgtggagttgtcgttcacggagtgactcgccagggtctgttgggagtgttgaagggccagaatacggccttcattcctagcagattgatgtggaggtacccttctggttctgaccataggcctgattcagaacatTCTCCCCCCCTtgtttgacgagtccgagaacagcatcaaatgcgggggaaggacgagaagattcaTTCCCTTGCAAaagtttccgtaggtcaactaccaatgcaggtccattcgttccgcaggtcccaaagggaccagaatgtccggggaatcattgtcttgattccaccgggacttggccCGCCAATGCaggaatctcatcctgaggcggccgtttggaactagcctggt
Proteins encoded:
- the hay gene encoding general transcription and DNA repair factor IIH helicase/translocase subunit XPB, with the translated sequence MPKKNRNRRQDDAYSDEEDAEELEGVPQASKRNVEEKGVQSTPKDQYGAFDFRSQLELRDDYTSRPLWVAPNGHIFLESYSPVYQHAKDFLITIAEPVCRPEFIHEYKLTAYSLYAAVSVGMQTHDIIEYLRRLCKTSLPPGICDFIQSCTLSYGKVKLVLKKNRYYVESDFPEVIQKLVKHAAIQECMLRPDDGVFSSEKQKSQAIMFTSHQAQMAGGGGDNPEEEDANKDSKEGTTVVPEDINDLYEKLDKADDDEDEERASHTVSFEVNQDKIENLQKTCIGLDYPLLAEYDFKNDTVNESIKIDLKPSAVLRPYQEKSLRKMFGNGRARSGIIVLPCGAGKSLVGVTACCTVNKKALVLCNSGVSVEQWKQQFKMWSTATDDMICRFTSDAKDKPFNAGILITTYAMISHNQKRAYEAEQTMNWLKEQEWGIMVLDEVHTIPAKMFRRVLTIVQSHCKLGLTATLVREDDKIADLNFLIGPKLYEANWLELQKDGYIAKVQCAEVWCPMTPEFYREYLNGKVSDQKIKLLCGMNPNKFRTCEFLIKYHENRNDKIIVFIDEVYALVHYAKTMQKMYICGKTNQKERMTIIQNFKLNPKVNTIFFSRVADTSFDIPEANVLIEISSQGGSRRQEAQRLGRILRAKKGAVAENYNAFFYALLSQDTREMGYSRKRQSFLINQGYAYRVITPKQLVGMNEEQLHYGTREGQVHLLELILAASESDMYEEGVLIEKGGSSHRRVGNMSSMSGADDSVYGEKRKGGKKEHLHYLFKKFRS